In Coregonus clupeaformis isolate EN_2021a unplaced genomic scaffold, ASM2061545v1 scaf1128, whole genome shotgun sequence, a single genomic region encodes these proteins:
- the LOC121538839 gene encoding cannabinoid receptor type 1A-like produces the protein MKSALDGIADTTFRTMTTGLQYLGSNDVSYDDTSIDSGFAKTGFHLQKTHSAPLSNSFPGQVPGDKELIYNGNSIYPTNFSEMLGNGTRWEGGGSIQCGENIVDMECFMILTPSQQLVVAVMALTLGTFTVLENLIVLCVILHSHTLRCRPSYHFIGSLAVADLLGSVIFVYSFLDFHVLHRKDSPNVFLFKLSGVIASFTASVGSLFLTAIDRYISIHRPMAYKQIVTKNKAVIAFCMMWTISIVIAILPLLGWNCKQLNSVCSDIFPLIDEKYLMFWIGMTSVLLLFIIYAYMFILWKAHHHTVRMMSRSSQKSIIVYMADGTKVQTMRPEQARMDIRLAKTLVLILVVLIICWGPVLAIMVYDLFWKMNNFIKTVFAFCSMLCLLNSTVNPIIYALRSKDLRRGFLNICQTCRGTSQPLDNSAESDCHSRSVKGTATAYKSSASYANTTVKEAKVNLSVSAEAV, from the coding sequence ATGAAGTCTGCTCTGGATGGTATAGCTGACACCACTTTCCGAACAATGACTACTGGTTTGCAGTATCTTGGCTCCAACGATGTGAGCTATGATGACACGTCCATTGATTCTGGCTTCGCCAAGACTGGATTCCACTTACAGAAGACTCACTCTGCCCCACTTAGTAACTCCTTCCCTGGACAAGTACCTGGGGACAAGGAGCTCATCTATAATGGCAACTCCATTTACCCGACCAACTTCTCTGAAATGCTTGGCAATGGGACCCGATGGGAGGGCGGGGGTTCTATCCAATGCGGGGAGAACATTGTGGACATGGAGTGCTTCATGATTCTGACCCCCAGCCAGCAGTTAGTAGTAGCGGTCATGGCACTCACCCTGGGAACCTTCACAGTGCTGGAGAACCTTATCGTATTGTGTGTGATCCTCCACTCCCACACCCTGCGCTGTCGGCCCTCATACCACTTCATAGGAAGCCTGGCTGTAGCCGACCTTCTGGGCAGTGTCATATTTGTGTACAGTTTCTTGGACTTCCATGTACTGCACCGGAAGGACAGCCCCAATGTGTTTCTATTTAAACTCAGTGGAGTCATCGCCTCTTTCACTGCCTCTGTGGGCAGTCTCTTTCTCACGGCCATAGACCGCTATATCTCCATACACAGGCCGATGGCTTACAAGCAGATCGTCACCAAGAACAAGGCTGTCATTGCCTTCTGCATGATGTGGACTATCTCCATCGTCATTGCGATTCTCCCCCTACTGGGCTGGAACTGTAAACAACTGAACTCGGTGTGCTCAGACATTTTCCCGCTCATCGACGAGAAGTACCTGATGTTCTGGATAGGGATGACCAGTGTACTGCTTCTATTCATCATCTACGCCTACATGTTCATCCTGTGGAAggcccaccaccacactgtgcgCATGATGAGCCGCAGCTCCCAGAAGAGCATCATTGTCTACATGGCAGACGGTACCAAGGTGCAGACCATGCGTCCTGAGCAGGCCCGTATGGACATCCGCCTGGCCAAGACCTTGGTGCTAATCCTGGTGGTCCTCATCATCTGCTGGGGCCCTGTGCTAGCCATCATGGTCTACGACCTCTTCTGGAAGATGAACAACTTCATCAAGACGGTCTTTGCCTTCTGCAGCATGCTCTGCCTGCTCAACTCCACCGTCAACCCCATAATCTATGCACTGAGGAGTAAGGACCTGCGCCGGGGCTTCCTTAACATCTGCCAGACGTGCAGGGGAACTTCTCAACCACTGGACAACAGCGCTGAGTCCGATTGCCATAGCAGGAGCGTCAAAGGCACAGCCACAGCCTACAAATCCTCGGCTAGCTATGCAAACACCACTGTAAAAGAGGCCAAAGTCAACCTGTCGGTCTCCGCAGAGGCGGTCTGA